TCATAAATCTGATGAGCATTTAGATTACGACAATATTCCAACTGTGGTGTTTAGCCATCCTCCAATTGGAACAGTGGGGATTACAGAGCAAGAAGCCATTGAGCAATATGGTCAAAAAGAGGTTAAGGTCTATAACTCATCCTTTACTGCCATGTACAGTGCCATTACTCAACATCGCCAACCGACCAAAATGAAATTGGTTTGTGTTGGCGAGAATGAAAAAATTGTTGGGATTCATGGGATTGGTTTTGGGATGGATGAGATTTTACAAGGCTTTGCGGTGGCATTAAAAATGGGAGCAACCAAGAAAGATTTTGATAATACGGTTGCGATCCATCCTACCTCGGCAGAAGAGTTTGTCACCATGCGCTAGGGTCTGATCATGATCTTATCTGTTCTATCCTTGAACAGATGAAATAACGACTTTAAGACCACTTGGGAGATGATGGCTAAAGCGAATGCGATAGCCATATTTCTCAAGTAATTGACTGACCAAGGCTAAACCGAGCCCGTGTCCATCGTTCTGTGCGGATTTACGCCAAAATCTTTGGGTCAGTAGATTTAACTCCGCATCGCTTAATCCCTTGCCATGATCGCTCACAATTAAATCGTCTTGTTCCATGTAAATGTGTATGGAGGGCTGTGCATGTAGGTATGCATTCTCAATCAAGTTTTTCAGTACAATACTGAGCGTAGCATGGGGGAGTGCGATAGCGGATAGACTGGTCCAATCAACGTCTAATTGTTGTGATAGATCAGTATATTTTTTTTCAAGCTCAGTGATGACGTGTTTTAAACAAAGACCAACATCTGTTTGGTCTGATACTGGTGGTAGCTGAGTTTCGGTTTTGCTGAGTAATAGAAGCTGTTCAAGTAATTGCTGGTAACGCTGAATACTTATTTCTGCTTTTTCTAGATTATTGAGTAACTTCTCAGGCTCTATTTGAGTTTGTGCTAACATCAGTTTGCTTAATTGCACATGGGTTTTAATTGCAGTTAGTGGGCTGCGCAGCTCATGTGCAGCGAAGGCACTAAAGCTCTTTTCATTTTCTAAACTCTGGTGCAGGTTCTGCACCAGTTCAACTAGGCTATCAACAAATGGCTGGATTTCTTGAGGAATATTTTGAGCTTTGAGCTCAAGCAGCTCTGTTGTCGCAGTGGAAAAATGCTGTTTCCTTTGTTTGACACGCTGGGCAATCTGATCAAGAGGTTGAAATTCAACACGAACTATCCATAGAATTAATAAGATACATAAAATTAAGGTCAGAATTAAAGGGATCAGTACCGACTGTAAAATCTGTTTGAGTAAGGAATAGCGAAGCTGTAATTTCTCGGCAGTAACAACTTGTATATGTCCTTTTTGCAATACATAACTGCGCCACTCCATATTATTTTCTTGCCATGTACTAAAACCAACATGTCGTGTTGAAAGTTTGGGTGAGCCTTGGGTTCTGACAATCACTTGTGGATCAGTTCCAGAACCAGAGTTCAAAAAGGAAACCTCACAAACCAGTAGATTTTGACTGTCATGCTTTTGTTGTGCCGAGTTTAATGTGTCGATAATTTCATTCACAGGAAGTTGCTGAATTAAATGAGCAACCATTTGAGCGGATGCGGAAAGACGCTGATCTAAGGTAGATTGCAAGCGTTTTTCTAAATCGACATAGAGCCAGTAAAAGACCAATGACCAAAGTAAGATAAACACAATGGAAATTGTGGTCACCAAGCGCCATTTTAAACTATAACTTTTCATCTCTTTTACTCGGCTACTTTTAGCATATAGCCCACACCACGAATTGTTTGAATAATATCTGGGTGGATTTTTTGTCGAAGATGATAGATATGCACATTAATCGCATTACTCTCGATACTTTCCTGAAAACCATACACTTTATCAATTAAGTTTTCGTTTTTGAGGATTTGATTCGGATAAAGCATAAACGATTCAAGCAAACTATATTCACGACGTGAAAGCGTTAAGAGCTGTCCCTGATAATAGGCTTGCTGCGTATCTGGGTGAATTTGTAGCTCACCAATTTGAATCGTATTGGAGGAGTAACCTCTATTTCGTCTTGTTAAGGCGTGAATTCGGGCAATCAATATACTTAAATCAAAGGGCTTGGTCAGGTAATCGTCGGCCCCCACATTCAAAGCTTCGACACATTGCTGGGTTTGGTTACGTGCGGTCAGTACCAGTACGGGCACATGCAGTTCATCTTTGCGCCATGTCTGTAACAAGTCCAGTCCATCTTGATCAGGTAAGCCGAGATCTAGCAAACATAAATCCACAGCGCTGTTACGGATAAAATAATCGGCAGCTTTGGCTGTATTTACATGCTCAACTGAAATACTGAGATAATCCAAGGCAGCGATAATACTTTCAGCAATATAGGGATCATCTTCAACGAGTACGACAAACATGGCTTTTCCTCAATAGAGTCCCTATTCTACAAATAAAAAAGCGCCTTAATGTTCTCTTAATTTTGCTTGTTTGATAATGCCAGCATGTTAATGCTTTAGATCAGATGGTATGCGATTTCAACTCTTAATCGGTATGGTCCTTGGATTAAATACCGTAGCGTGGGCTGGGAATGATTTTTTACATCCTGACCAAGCTTTTAAGTTCCAAGCCAGTTCAATTTCTAAAGAAAAGGCTGAACTCAATTGGGACATCGTCCCCAATTATTATTTATATCATGACCAGTTTAAGCTGAGCGTCAATGGTAAAAATATTGACTTAAAATTACCGAAAGGGCAGGAAAAGGATGATCCAACCTTTGGTAAGACCAATGTGCATTATCATCAAGTCACCGCTCAATTCGAGGTGCAGCCGAATCAGTTATACAGTGTGCAATGGCAGGGTTGTGCCGATGATGGACTCTGTTATCCTGTACAGAGAACAACGATTCAAACCGATGCAGCAGGTTTATTGCCCCAACAAAAGTTCGCATCAGCACAAACTAAATTGGCACTTTTAGTTCAAGAGCCACAAAAAACGACGGATACTTCGGAACCGTTGAATCGCCAAGACTTAAATACGGCTCCGAGTGTAGCTACACAGGCTGAAGCTAGTAAACCCAGTGAACCTACTCAACAGATCAATGATTCTACGGACACAACGAATATTCAGCAAGATTCAGTAACGCAGAGTACAACTGCAGTTGCTGAATCAAGTAGCCAGCAGCAGGTGAGTGGCAAAACATTCAAGCAAGCTTGGAACAATGATCAATTTTTTCTTAGCCTGCTTTCCAGTCAAACGGTTTGGCTTAATCTTATTGCGTTCTTGGGGTTTGGGGTTTTATTGGCATTTTTACCCTGTTCATTACCCTTGATTCCAATCCTGTCCAGTATCTTGGTACAACAGAACAAGAGGCGTAAGGCAGCACTGATTGCGCTGACTTTTGTCACCAGTATGGCTTTGGTCTATGCCGTGATGGGATTTGTGGTGTCACAAATTGGCTTTAATGTTCAGCGTTGGTTTCAAAACCCAGTGGTGATTGGCTTATTTGTACTGATGTTTATTGCATTTGCACTTAATTTATTCGGCTTGTATCAGCTGTCTCTGCCACAGTCGGTATTGCAACGTTTAGATCGAATCCAACAAGGGCAAAAGGGCGGTACGCTATTCAGTGCGGCGATCATGGGGGCATTATCCGCTTTAATCGTAGGTCCTTGTATGAGTGCACCACTTGCGGGTGCTTTACTCTATGTTTCACAGCTTGAACATGGCATGTTAGGTGGGCTTTACTTATTCCTGATGGGCTTGGGCATTGGCATTCCAATTTTTATTGCCAGTGTTTTTGGGGTGAAATACCTACCGAAACCAGGATTATGGATGGAGCGTCTCAAGTTCAGCTTTGGTTTTGTTATGTTAGCCTTAGCGGTATATTTTGCTCGACCATTATTCGCAAGTGCCTTGTATTATTCCATTCTTGCACTGGTTTTGATTGCAATGGCAGGTTATCTGATCGTAGTGTTGCGTTATGTACAAAAGCTTTCTTATCGCTTGATATTGCTTGGTCTTGTTGGGGGGCTCACAGCGAGTAGTATATGGCAAATACAGTTGGCAGCCTCTTCTTTTCATCAGCAACGGGTATCCTCCTTACACGCATGGACTGTAGTTCGAAATCAACATGAATTTGAACAGGCACTGGCACAACATCCGAATCAAGCAGTATTGATTGATGTGTATGCCGATTGGTGTGTGGCTTGCCAACCGATTGAGCGAGATGTCTTACCTGCACCAGAAGTACAAGCGGCGATTGAACATATGGTCCGTATTAAGCTTGATTTAACTCATTATGAGGCTTCTCAAGACATTCTTCTGAAGAACTGGCAAATTTTAGGACCTCCCACCGTTTTATTTCTCGACTCAAATCATCAGGAAATTCGGGATTTACGTTTAACGGGAACCTATAAAGCAAAGCAACTAGTTCAAAATATTCAGTCGATGTCTGGGGAGAAATAATGTTTATTTCCTCAGAAGCCTTACATCTCTGGATTTTTATCTTGCCGTGGTCATTCGTGATTATTCTGGCGGGACTATGCAGCGTACAGCTATTCGGCCTGTATTTAAGTCGTCGCTTTCTCTGGTCAACCGCGCTTTGGCAGGGTTATAAGGATTCGCTCTGGACGGCGATTCTGATCGGACTGCTTGCTGCACGATTCGGTTTTGTCGTGATACATGCAGATGTCTATTTCGCTCATCCGATTGATATTTTAAAGGTTCAGGATAAAGGCTTTCATCTCTATAGCGGCTTGGTTGCTGCGAGTGTATGGTTTATTTGGAAAAATCGTTTTTTAAACCATGCCGTCATTGCGGGCAGCTTGGTCATCTTCTTTGCGGTGCTATTGGGTGGCCTAGGCATACACAATAGATTTCAGGCTGAACAACAATATCCAGAACTCACTTTTTCTGATCTTAATCAGCAAGCCCAATCTTTAACTCAATTTGTAGGACAACCGACGGTCATTAATCTATGGGCCAGTTGGTGTCCACCTTGTCACCGTGAAATGCCTGTGTTGTATCAGGCTCAACAAGATCATCCCAATGTTCAGTTTGTGATGCTGAATCAGGGTGAAACACCCGATGTGATTCACAATTATTTGCGACAGCATCAATTCCAGTTTCAGCATGT
This genomic stretch from Acinetobacter sp. C32I harbors:
- a CDS encoding HAMP domain-containing sensor histidine kinase; translated protein: MKSYSLKWRLVTTISIVFILLWSLVFYWLYVDLEKRLQSTLDQRLSASAQMVAHLIQQLPVNEIIDTLNSAQQKHDSQNLLVCEVSFLNSGSGTDPQVIVRTQGSPKLSTRHVGFSTWQENNMEWRSYVLQKGHIQVVTAEKLQLRYSLLKQILQSVLIPLILTLILCILLILWIVRVEFQPLDQIAQRVKQRKQHFSTATTELLELKAQNIPQEIQPFVDSLVELVQNLHQSLENEKSFSAFAAHELRSPLTAIKTHVQLSKLMLAQTQIEPEKLLNNLEKAEISIQRYQQLLEQLLLLSKTETQLPPVSDQTDVGLCLKHVITELEKKYTDLSQQLDVDWTSLSAIALPHATLSIVLKNLIENAYLHAQPSIHIYMEQDDLIVSDHGKGLSDAELNLLTQRFWRKSAQNDGHGLGLALVSQLLEKYGYRIRFSHHLPSGLKVVISSVQG
- a CDS encoding response regulator transcription factor, giving the protein MFVVLVEDDPYIAESIIAALDYLSISVEHVNTAKAADYFIRNSAVDLCLLDLGLPDQDGLDLLQTWRKDELHVPVLVLTARNQTQQCVEALNVGADDYLTKPFDLSILIARIHALTRRNRGYSSNTIQIGELQIHPDTQQAYYQGQLLTLSRREYSLLESFMLYPNQILKNENLIDKVYGFQESIESNAINVHIYHLRQKIHPDIIQTIRGVGYMLKVAE
- the dsbD gene encoding protein-disulfide reductase DsbD encodes the protein MRFQLLIGMVLGLNTVAWAGNDFLHPDQAFKFQASSISKEKAELNWDIVPNYYLYHDQFKLSVNGKNIDLKLPKGQEKDDPTFGKTNVHYHQVTAQFEVQPNQLYSVQWQGCADDGLCYPVQRTTIQTDAAGLLPQQKFASAQTKLALLVQEPQKTTDTSEPLNRQDLNTAPSVATQAEASKPSEPTQQINDSTDTTNIQQDSVTQSTTAVAESSSQQQVSGKTFKQAWNNDQFFLSLLSSQTVWLNLIAFLGFGVLLAFLPCSLPLIPILSSILVQQNKRRKAALIALTFVTSMALVYAVMGFVVSQIGFNVQRWFQNPVVIGLFVLMFIAFALNLFGLYQLSLPQSVLQRLDRIQQGQKGGTLFSAAIMGALSALIVGPCMSAPLAGALLYVSQLEHGMLGGLYLFLMGLGIGIPIFIASVFGVKYLPKPGLWMERLKFSFGFVMLALAVYFARPLFASALYYSILALVLIAMAGYLIVVLRYVQKLSYRLILLGLVGGLTASSIWQIQLAASSFHQQRVSSLHAWTVVRNQHEFEQALAQHPNQAVLIDVYADWCVACQPIERDVLPAPEVQAAIEHMVRIKLDLTHYEASQDILLKNWQILGPPTVLFLDSNHQEIRDLRLTGTYKAKQLVQNIQSMSGEK
- a CDS encoding TlpA disulfide reductase family protein, with translation MFISSEALHLWIFILPWSFVIILAGLCSVQLFGLYLSRRFLWSTALWQGYKDSLWTAILIGLLAARFGFVVIHADVYFAHPIDILKVQDKGFHLYSGLVAASVWFIWKNRFLNHAVIAGSLVIFFAVLLGGLGIHNRFQAEQQYPELTFSDLNQQAQSLTQFVGQPTVINLWASWCPPCHREMPVLYQAQQDHPNVQFVMLNQGETPDVIHNYLRQHQFQFQHVLSDPHGEMAEQMNMFGLPSSLFFNAQGQLVERHLGELTPAMLKQYLQKITQLNEGVSQ